Proteins co-encoded in one Leptolyngbya sp. CCY15150 genomic window:
- a CDS encoding hybrid sensor histidine kinase/response regulator, which yields MKRWFNQSLLAQLVSYFSLLSIITVSAVAVASYFQARESLETEVINRLTVAAQLKGYELDQWVDNQLRDILWVAREDSVQTAINTLLTTESDQPAYQEARAVLTQYVAELTEIKPNLRSIRITRNSGFVVFASDDPTLEGRYRPLGDPATYFTRDRLNVVVPNFYISPETQKGAVTVATPILDNQGDRMAALVVDLNLEEVDALIRDNTGLGETAETYLLSRARGKTVFISKQITPEADDAIDIEDIASDGIERAINQQSGFGRYINYQGVPVVGVYRWLPEQNLALIAEISQAQAFLPARQLARNILAIGFLSSGMLLAAVYVLSRRITRPILAISTAATHLAAGDLTQTVPVVTEDEVGKLAQNFNQMASQLNLSFATLEHRVAERTTELAKAKEQADAANQAKSHFLANMSHELRTPLNGILGYAQILGRSKEIPDKERHGVNIIYQCGSHLLTLINDILDLSKIEARRLDLDPTPLHLPSLLQSVVEMCRIRADQKEIEFIYQPSSRLPDGVETDEKRLRQVLINLLGNAIKFTDRGTVTLQIDVLDSSDTQASLVFQVIDTGVGIDEADCAKLFQAFEQVGDRQRQSEGTGLGLAISQQIVQLMGGEIQVKSQLGVGSEFFFTINLPIVTDWVQQKRGLEGCDRIIGYTGTRKTILVVDDRWENRAVLLNLLEALDFKVVEAQHGQEGLAYLQAERPDLVVTDLAMPVMDGFTFLRKIRSHETLKDMRVIVSSASVAQLDQQMAIDSGGNDFLAKPVDVQALFQLLSKHLDIEWLYETQIHVPEPVPYSTAEWVLPPRETLSALLILTRQANLKVLREKLEHLVQTDPIYLPFTESLLQLAKRFQAEEIEDLLQQYLDNLDDLDNVDGEGSYAE from the coding sequence ATGAAACGTTGGTTTAATCAAAGTTTACTGGCCCAGTTAGTTAGCTACTTCTCGTTGCTTTCAATCATTACAGTCAGTGCCGTTGCCGTTGCTTCTTACTTCCAAGCTCGCGAATCTTTAGAAACTGAAGTGATTAATCGCTTGACAGTTGCTGCGCAGCTTAAAGGGTATGAGCTTGACCAATGGGTTGACAATCAATTGCGCGACATTTTATGGGTTGCCCGAGAAGATAGCGTTCAAACAGCTATTAACACGTTGCTCACAACTGAGTCTGACCAGCCTGCCTATCAGGAAGCCCGCGCAGTACTCACCCAATATGTGGCTGAGTTGACGGAAATTAAACCCAACCTGCGTAGTATTCGCATTACACGCAACAGTGGCTTTGTGGTTTTTGCCTCCGACGATCCAACCCTCGAAGGTCGCTATCGTCCCCTTGGTGATCCTGCAACGTACTTCACCCGCGATCGCCTCAATGTGGTAGTTCCCAACTTCTATATCTCACCTGAGACCCAAAAAGGAGCCGTTACTGTTGCCACACCAATTTTGGACAACCAAGGCGATCGCATGGCGGCGTTGGTGGTTGATTTAAACCTTGAAGAAGTAGATGCACTGATTCGAGATAATACAGGTTTAGGTGAAACCGCAGAAACCTATCTACTGAGTCGTGCAAGGGGCAAAACTGTCTTTATCTCAAAACAAATAACGCCAGAGGCGGACGATGCCATAGATATCGAAGACATCGCCAGTGACGGAATCGAACGCGCCATTAACCAACAAAGTGGTTTTGGTCGTTACATCAACTATCAAGGGGTTCCCGTCGTGGGCGTCTATCGCTGGCTGCCTGAACAAAATCTGGCTTTGATTGCTGAAATTAGTCAAGCCCAAGCTTTTTTACCCGCACGACAATTGGCCAGGAATATTCTGGCGATTGGTTTTTTGTCGTCTGGGATGCTTTTGGCTGCGGTTTATGTGTTGTCCCGGCGCATTACACGTCCGATTTTAGCGATTAGTACTGCTGCAACTCATCTGGCTGCAGGGGATTTAACCCAAACTGTGCCGGTGGTTACAGAGGATGAGGTGGGCAAGTTAGCTCAAAACTTCAATCAAATGGCCAGTCAGCTTAATTTGTCTTTTGCTACCTTGGAGCATCGTGTGGCAGAGCGTACGACGGAACTCGCTAAGGCTAAGGAGCAGGCTGATGCAGCAAACCAAGCAAAAAGTCACTTTTTGGCTAATATGAGCCACGAGTTGCGTACTCCTTTGAATGGAATTTTAGGTTATGCCCAAATCCTAGGGCGTTCTAAGGAAATTCCTGATAAAGAGCGCCATGGGGTCAATATTATTTACCAATGTGGCTCTCACCTGCTGACGCTGATTAATGATATTTTGGATTTGTCTAAAATTGAGGCTCGCAGACTGGATCTAGACCCAACACCCCTTCACTTGCCATCGTTGCTTCAAAGTGTGGTGGAAATGTGTAGGATTCGGGCTGATCAAAAAGAAATTGAGTTTATCTATCAGCCCAGTTCCCGTTTGCCGGATGGCGTTGAAACCGATGAAAAACGGTTACGACAAGTGCTGATTAATTTATTGGGCAATGCTATTAAATTTACCGATCGCGGTACAGTGACGTTGCAGATTGATGTATTGGATAGCTCGGATACTCAGGCTTCATTGGTCTTTCAGGTGATTGACACAGGGGTCGGCATTGATGAGGCCGATTGCGCCAAGCTATTTCAAGCCTTTGAACAGGTAGGCGATCGCCAGCGACAATCTGAGGGTACAGGTCTTGGTCTTGCCATTAGCCAGCAGATTGTGCAGCTCATGGGAGGGGAAATCCAGGTCAAGAGTCAGTTGGGCGTGGGCAGCGAGTTTTTCTTTACGATCAATCTGCCGATAGTCACAGATTGGGTGCAACAAAAACGAGGACTGGAAGGATGCGATCGCATTATTGGCTATACCGGAACCCGAAAAACCATTTTGGTGGTGGACGATCGCTGGGAGAACCGGGCTGTCTTGCTGAACCTCTTAGAAGCCCTTGACTTTAAGGTTGTTGAAGCACAACACGGACAAGAGGGACTAGCTTACCTGCAAGCTGAAAGACCCGATCTGGTGGTGACCGATCTAGCGATGCCTGTGATGGATGGATTTACATTCTTGCGGAAAATTCGTAGCCATGAAACCTTAAAAGACATGAGGGTGATTGTTTCCTCAGCCTCAGTTGCTCAGCTTGATCAACAAATGGCGATTGATAGCGGCGGTAACGACTTCCTGGCTAAACCTGTCGATGTTCAAGCGTTGTTTCAGTTATTGTCTAAGCACTTGGACATTGAGTGGCTCTATGAAACTCAGATCCATGTGCCAGAGCCGGTACCTTATTCCACTGCAGAA
- a CDS encoding ABC transporter substrate-binding protein — MANCTTLAKTSFIDSTVDSTTTQSDADLTIWWEQGFLPEENEGLAQIVQDWEHSSGLTVNLKFLPVPIIDQQLTQLLAEPGNSQIPDIVYSIGVDANLAPKLAWQDQLLDLSDVIQPIKDRYTSVALSQVNYRNQLRGERSYYAMPLWQAEDYIHYWGNLVEAIGVRRDDVPMDWEPFWRFWQTAQTQLRSQGYPDIYGVGLCMSSIGFDTYASLMMFLDAYNVEVVSPDGDFLLDAPENRQRMIAALEEFTGFFQSGYVPPAALEWSGGGNNNSFIDGSILMTLNLTLSIPLTQQLPANQYNQDANEQYQQIITLGRPQKPDGTDLLTRKGIKQAIVPRSCPHPEAAKDFLAYLTEPKIINQLITSAKGRVMPVMPQLFENSLWSDTSDPHLETAIKIYNRPSLIPYEVTHSAFSEVQSQQLWAKTVLQVLQDDASATQASDWGISQIKSIWTEWERSA, encoded by the coding sequence TTGGCGAATTGTACGACGCTCGCCAAGACCTCCTTCATAGACTCGACCGTAGACTCGACGACAACTCAATCGGATGCTGACCTCACAATTTGGTGGGAACAGGGTTTCTTACCTGAAGAAAATGAAGGCTTAGCTCAAATCGTTCAGGATTGGGAGCATTCATCTGGCTTGACGGTCAATCTAAAATTCTTGCCTGTTCCCATCATTGATCAACAATTAACTCAGCTATTGGCAGAGCCGGGCAATTCTCAAATTCCAGATATTGTTTATTCTATTGGAGTAGATGCCAACCTGGCGCCTAAACTAGCTTGGCAGGATCAGCTCCTTGATCTATCAGACGTGATTCAGCCCATCAAGGATCGCTACACGTCTGTTGCCCTTTCCCAGGTGAACTATCGGAATCAGCTACGGGGAGAGAGAAGCTATTACGCCATGCCCCTCTGGCAAGCTGAGGACTATATTCACTACTGGGGAAATTTGGTTGAAGCTATTGGTGTCCGCCGAGATGATGTGCCGATGGACTGGGAACCCTTTTGGAGATTTTGGCAAACGGCACAAACCCAATTGCGATCGCAGGGCTATCCCGACATTTATGGTGTAGGGCTATGCATGTCCTCCATTGGGTTTGACACCTACGCGTCATTGATGATGTTCCTTGATGCCTACAATGTCGAGGTGGTTAGCCCTGATGGTGATTTTTTGTTGGACGCTCCTGAAAATCGGCAGCGCATGATTGCAGCTTTGGAAGAATTCACTGGATTTTTTCAATCGGGCTATGTTCCCCCTGCGGCGCTGGAATGGTCTGGAGGCGGCAACAATAACAGCTTCATTGATGGCAGCATTTTAATGACGCTAAATCTTACCCTATCAATTCCACTGACGCAACAGTTGCCAGCCAATCAGTATAATCAGGACGCTAACGAACAATATCAGCAAATAATCACCCTTGGCCGACCTCAAAAACCCGATGGCACTGACCTCTTGACAAGGAAAGGAATTAAGCAGGCAATTGTTCCAAGGAGCTGTCCACACCCAGAGGCTGCCAAGGATTTTCTGGCTTATTTAACTGAACCTAAGATTATCAATCAGTTAATTACAAGTGCAAAAGGGCGAGTCATGCCGGTGATGCCCCAGCTATTTGAAAACTCCCTTTGGAGTGACACATCTGACCCCCATCTTGAAACGGCCATCAAGATTTACAATCGTCCCAGCCTCATTCCTTACGAAGTCACCCACTCGGCGTTTAGTGAGGTGCAAAGCCAACAACTTTGGGCTAAAACTGTCCTCCAAGTATTGCAGGACGATGCATCCGCGACTCAAGCCAGTGATTGGGGCATCAGTCAGATCAAGAGCATTTGGACAGAATGGGAGCGATCGGCATGA